A window from Candidatus Nitrospira neomarina encodes these proteins:
- a CDS encoding CbbQ/NirQ/NorQ/GpvN family protein: MKGLEFGIEQFRVTEEPFYQEVNGEIDLFTVGAKNKIPVMLKGPTGCGKTRFVQHMAHRLNRPLITVACHEDLTASDLIGRYLLKGEETVWVDGPLTLGVKHGALVYLDEVVEARKDTTVLIHPLSDDRRFLPIEKKGQMIQAVDDFLLVISYNPGYQSVLKELKQSTKQRFMAIEFGYPPKDIETRIVEHEAKISRDVAIRLVKLGEKVRNLRNHGLEEGVSTRLLIYAGTLMQQGVAPDRACDAAITRPITDDTDMQRSIQELVKAIF, encoded by the coding sequence ATGAAGGGTCTTGAATTCGGCATTGAACAATTCCGGGTTACCGAGGAGCCGTTCTATCAAGAAGTGAACGGAGAAATCGATCTGTTCACCGTCGGTGCCAAAAACAAAATACCAGTGATGTTGAAAGGCCCTACTGGATGCGGGAAAACCCGGTTTGTCCAGCATATGGCTCATCGACTCAATCGGCCGCTGATTACCGTTGCGTGTCATGAAGATCTGACCGCCTCCGATTTGATCGGACGCTACCTGTTGAAGGGGGAGGAAACCGTATGGGTGGATGGCCCGCTCACCTTGGGAGTCAAGCATGGCGCCCTTGTCTATCTGGATGAAGTGGTCGAAGCCCGAAAAGATACCACCGTGCTGATCCATCCCTTGAGTGATGACCGACGATTTTTACCCATCGAGAAAAAAGGGCAGATGATTCAGGCCGTAGATGATTTTTTGCTGGTGATCTCTTATAACCCCGGATATCAAAGTGTCTTAAAAGAATTAAAGCAAAGCACCAAGCAGCGCTTCATGGCCATTGAGTTTGGTTATCCTCCCAAAGATATCGAGACCAGGATCGTGGAGCATGAAGCAAAGATTTCCAGGGACGTGGCCATCCGGTTAGTCAAATTGGGTGAAAAGGTACGAAATCTCCGGAACCATGGCCTGGAAGAAGGTGTCAGTACCCGACTGTTGATTTACGCAGGGACCTTGATGCAACAAGGCGTGGCCCCCGACCGGGCCTGCGATGCCGCCATTACCCGCCCGATCACCGACGATACCGATATGCAACGCAGCATTCAGGAACTCGTCAAGGCAATTTTCTAA
- the ubiE gene encoding bifunctional demethylmenaquinone methyltransferase/2-methoxy-6-polyprenyl-1,4-benzoquinol methylase UbiE: MNKIEIPGKAASTWTGPAREQAVQRMFTAIAKFYDLNNSLLSFGLHHSWKRKAISYIPGTSGTRALDLGAGTCDLAILVDQHLRYTSQIIAADLNLAMLRVGQDKVRSQKLANRITCLQMNAEHLTFPSATFDTVTAGFCIRNVGNLSQALSEICRVLQPGGRFVCLEFSRPVSAGLRKLYDWYSFHLLPWIGTKVARDGTGVYEYLPASIRNFPDQNRLAQLLKEAGFQTVDYHNLTGGIVAIHVAVK; encoded by the coding sequence ATGAATAAAATTGAAATTCCAGGCAAGGCGGCCTCCACATGGACAGGTCCGGCTCGGGAGCAGGCGGTCCAGCGAATGTTCACGGCCATTGCCAAATTTTATGACCTGAATAATTCCCTTCTCAGTTTTGGTCTGCACCATTCCTGGAAACGCAAGGCGATTTCCTATATTCCTGGCACCTCTGGGACACGAGCCTTAGATTTAGGTGCGGGGACCTGCGACCTTGCGATTTTAGTGGATCAACATCTCCGCTATACGAGCCAAATTATCGCGGCGGATTTAAATTTAGCCATGTTGCGTGTGGGGCAGGATAAGGTCCGGTCCCAGAAATTGGCCAACCGTATTACCTGTTTGCAAATGAATGCCGAGCATCTCACCTTTCCGTCTGCCACATTTGATACGGTGACTGCCGGATTTTGTATTCGCAACGTCGGCAATCTTTCCCAAGCGCTCTCCGAAATCTGCCGGGTCTTGCAACCCGGAGGTCGCTTCGTGTGCTTGGAGTTTTCCCGTCCTGTTTCAGCCGGCCTGCGCAAGCTTTACGACTGGTACTCCTTTCATTTGCTTCCATGGATCGGCACCAAGGTGGCCCGTGATGGGACGGGGGTGTATGAATATCTCCCGGCGTCGATACGGAATTTTCCAGATCAAAACCGGCTCGCTCAATTACTCAAGGAAGCCGGGTTTCAGACTGTGGACTATCACAATCTGACCGGTGGAATTGTTGCCATTCATGTGGCGGTGAAATAG
- a CDS encoding PSP1 domain-containing protein, whose product MVQESDDQTEYTEEVAVVGVKVRDLGEVKKTRTDDHTVKVGDWVLLDLDNDHTFGKVYLPPQFLPFTPPMRVMRQIIRKATEEDERQIARQLRLAQEGEEFCQERIAELGLGMTLVEVFGSFAQRSLTFTYTADDRIDFRQLVKDLARRFGCRIEMRQISSREEAARLSGVDTCGLVLCCSSFLTDFKPVYPRGRADAPMNGMDSHRIGVCGRMKCCLLYEEEGWTLTRRKPQPLIRPTRR is encoded by the coding sequence ATGGTGCAGGAATCTGACGACCAAACAGAATATACAGAAGAAGTTGCGGTGGTCGGTGTCAAAGTACGGGATCTGGGAGAGGTGAAAAAAACCCGGACCGATGATCATACCGTGAAGGTCGGTGATTGGGTCTTGTTGGATTTAGACAACGACCATACCTTTGGCAAAGTCTACCTCCCTCCTCAATTCCTCCCGTTTACCCCGCCGATGCGGGTGATGCGGCAGATTATTCGAAAAGCCACTGAAGAAGATGAACGCCAGATTGCGCGCCAACTGCGTTTGGCCCAGGAAGGTGAAGAGTTTTGTCAGGAACGGATTGCCGAATTGGGGCTCGGCATGACGTTAGTGGAAGTGTTTGGTTCATTTGCCCAGCGATCACTCACCTTCACCTATACGGCCGATGATCGGATTGATTTTCGCCAACTGGTCAAAGATCTGGCCAGGCGATTTGGATGTCGGATTGAGATGCGCCAGATTTCAAGCCGGGAGGAAGCCGCTCGACTGAGTGGCGTTGATACCTGCGGATTGGTGCTCTGTTGCTCCAGCTTTTTAACCGATTTTAAGCCCGTCTATCCTCGCGGTCGGGCTGACGCACCCATGAATGGCATGGATAGTCATCGGATCGGGGTGTGTGGACGGATGAAATGCTGCTTGTTATATGAGGAAGAGGGTTGGACCCTCACTCGACGCAAACCACAGCCTTTAATTCGTCCCACAAGACGGTAA
- a CDS encoding DUF2156 domain-containing protein — MPIHLSPLTIKDQARLNQALASTGIGGKTPLSTWSFPPHYIWKDLFTFSWTDIDGWLCLFAEYSDGIFMPLPPVGPYSAIGPSSSSPLKDVLSQVTAYMVTRNRGSNVTRIENIPADLKEEIQQWGYTLLPKDSDYLYRTADLIQLKGNPYKSQRAACNRFIRGHRIRIAPYQIIDRDECFALFHRWIHQKEEIPISRIGPNEDVARLMLRDAVNAHRVTLQEYRELGLTGRIVWVDGAVKAYTFGFPRSPEVFCVLLEVADRSVYGLAQYLFREFCREVQTYPLVNTMDDSGLPSLARTKLAYHPCQLVPNYIAQPS; from the coding sequence ATGCCCATTCATCTCAGTCCATTGACCATCAAGGATCAGGCCCGTCTCAACCAGGCCCTTGCCTCCACAGGTATCGGGGGGAAAACCCCCTTGAGCACCTGGTCATTTCCACCGCATTATATCTGGAAAGACCTGTTCACCTTTTCCTGGACGGACATTGACGGCTGGCTGTGCCTCTTCGCGGAGTATTCCGATGGGATATTCATGCCTCTTCCCCCCGTTGGGCCTTATTCTGCAATCGGACCCTCTTCCAGCAGCCCTCTCAAAGACGTGCTGAGTCAAGTGACTGCGTACATGGTGACCCGGAATCGTGGATCCAACGTTACGCGAATTGAAAACATTCCCGCTGATTTAAAAGAAGAAATTCAACAATGGGGTTACACCCTCCTACCAAAGGACTCCGATTACCTCTATCGCACTGCCGATCTCATCCAACTGAAAGGAAATCCCTACAAATCCCAACGCGCCGCGTGCAATCGCTTTATTCGGGGGCACCGCATCCGGATTGCCCCCTATCAGATCATCGATCGTGATGAGTGCTTCGCCCTTTTTCACCGTTGGATCCATCAAAAGGAAGAAATTCCTATTTCCCGAATAGGACCCAACGAGGATGTGGCTCGCCTGATGCTTCGTGATGCCGTCAATGCCCACCGAGTGACACTCCAGGAGTATCGTGAACTCGGTCTCACCGGGCGAATCGTCTGGGTGGATGGAGCTGTCAAAGCGTATACGTTCGGATTCCCACGCTCCCCGGAGGTGTTTTGCGTCTTGCTGGAGGTGGCAGATCGATCAGTCTACGGTTTAGCCCAATATCTTTTCCGTGAATTCTGTCGCGAGGTTCAGACATATCCATTGGTGAATACCATGGATGATTCAGGGTTACCGAGCTTAGCAAGGACAAAACTGGCCTATCATCCCTGTCAATTAGTGCCTAACTACATTGCCCAGCCCTCATGA
- a CDS encoding B12-binding domain-containing radical SAM protein: MNSVLYVFLPCKKVYPTGITYLADFIHRRRPDVRQQILDLSLFPPDQRQAQLREVTKAFQPQLVCFSWRDIQIFSPHEGDASLEHAFNFYYASNPLKRVVASFQGLQNLYRYYTDIRHNLSYPWLIQKEFPSIGMMIGGGAFTAFADQLIEKLPEGIIGILGEGEDAILKVLNGEPLGEERFIIKEQGKVTKGTKNTPALLDALSVDIPYLTSIFPQYREYIGECIGVQSKRGCPYDCAFCLYPYIEGKRVRYRPAENVVKDIAQYYHQWGARRFWFTDAQFITGKDAYPQCTEILERIISQQLHIEWSGYVRTSLINPTLAKLMVQSGVGDLEVAITAGSQKVLNSMHMGFKLEHLYDGCRYLKEAGFNGRVILNYSLNSPDETEETLLQSIESYKIVASILGEDRVFPLMFFLGIQPNTDLEQRLLSEGYLSKGYNPLSLTPWNIKKMLYNPAPLNKIIAKACLAAWGRKHGSQDPRPWSGSLSQSATQQQGHTYADTSLSKGFETNSGRDALLTLEEILRSRRPSDSQPLSPDPAPNPSR; this comes from the coding sequence ATGAACTCCGTACTTTACGTCTTTCTCCCCTGTAAAAAGGTCTATCCCACCGGGATTACCTACCTGGCTGACTTCATCCACCGGCGCCGGCCGGATGTGCGTCAGCAGATTCTGGATCTCTCCCTTTTTCCTCCGGATCAACGTCAAGCACAATTACGGGAAGTGACCAAAGCTTTTCAGCCGCAATTAGTGTGTTTCTCATGGCGGGATATCCAAATTTTTTCTCCGCATGAAGGGGATGCCTCGCTCGAGCATGCGTTTAATTTTTATTACGCGAGCAATCCCCTGAAGCGAGTGGTGGCCTCCTTCCAAGGCCTTCAAAACCTGTACCGCTATTACACGGATATCCGGCATAATCTTTCCTATCCCTGGTTAATTCAGAAGGAATTTCCCTCAATCGGAATGATGATCGGCGGCGGAGCGTTCACGGCCTTTGCGGATCAGCTTATTGAAAAATTGCCGGAAGGCATCATTGGTATTCTGGGAGAAGGGGAGGACGCGATTCTTAAAGTTCTGAACGGCGAGCCTCTGGGTGAAGAACGGTTCATCATCAAAGAGCAGGGGAAAGTTACCAAGGGCACCAAAAATACGCCGGCCCTGTTAGATGCGCTCTCCGTGGATATTCCTTATCTCACGTCAATCTTTCCACAATACCGTGAATATATCGGCGAGTGTATCGGCGTGCAGAGCAAACGCGGCTGCCCGTATGATTGTGCTTTTTGTCTCTATCCCTATATTGAAGGCAAACGGGTGCGCTATCGCCCGGCGGAAAACGTGGTGAAGGACATTGCTCAGTATTACCATCAATGGGGAGCCAGACGGTTTTGGTTTACCGACGCGCAGTTCATCACGGGCAAAGATGCATATCCCCAATGTACGGAAATCCTGGAACGAATTATCTCTCAACAATTACATATTGAGTGGTCGGGATACGTCCGGACCTCCCTGATTAATCCAACGTTGGCCAAGCTGATGGTGCAATCCGGCGTGGGAGATTTAGAGGTCGCGATCACGGCGGGCTCGCAAAAAGTTTTGAACAGCATGCATATGGGCTTCAAGCTTGAACATTTGTATGACGGATGCCGGTATCTAAAGGAAGCGGGATTCAACGGGCGGGTCATTCTCAATTATTCCTTGAATTCCCCGGACGAAACAGAAGAGACGCTCCTCCAAAGTATCGAGTCGTACAAAATAGTGGCCTCGATATTGGGAGAAGACCGGGTGTTTCCCTTGATGTTTTTCCTAGGAATCCAGCCCAATACCGATTTGGAGCAACGATTATTGTCGGAAGGGTATTTATCGAAGGGCTACAACCCGCTCAGCTTGACGCCCTGGAATATCAAGAAGATGCTATACAATCCGGCGCCGCTTAATAAGATCATCGCCAAGGCTTGTCTGGCAGCTTGGGGTCGCAAGCATGGGTCGCAAGATCCCCGCCCCTGGTCGGGCAGCTTGAGCCAGAGCGCCACGCAGCAACAGGGTCACACCTATGCGGACACAAGTCTATCGAAAGGTTTTGAAACCAATTCCGGCCGTGATGCCCTTCTCACGCTGGAAGAAATCCTCCGTTCCCGCCGTCCATCCGATTCCCAGCCGCTTTCTCCTGACCCCGCACCCAATCCCTCTCGTTGA
- a CDS encoding YkgJ family cysteine cluster protein — protein sequence MSQAIPVIPGPQVVPSAVCFRCDVCCRFPEQDSILRPYFTEDEIRQAVTHGISPSSFPDHRGSQIEVVRHPKDEGFLCPAFDPVTQHCRIYEVRPLDCQLYPFALMWNAPHEKVVLGWDTLCPFLLEQAGEESPLRRAGQKPSALTLPKAFLEQAQRIANYLESDHVLDSLAVHPRLVTPFQPDVVVLHTLDRLTATLRSSNTHDTR from the coding sequence ATGTCTCAGGCCATCCCCGTCATTCCTGGCCCACAGGTCGTTCCCTCCGCCGTCTGTTTTCGATGCGACGTGTGCTGTCGTTTTCCCGAACAAGACAGTATCCTCAGACCGTACTTTACTGAAGATGAAATTCGACAGGCCGTCACACACGGCATCTCTCCCTCTTCCTTTCCTGATCATCGGGGTAGTCAGATTGAAGTCGTCCGACATCCCAAGGATGAAGGATTTCTCTGCCCGGCATTTGATCCCGTCACACAACACTGTCGCATTTATGAGGTTCGTCCTCTAGATTGCCAATTGTATCCTTTCGCGCTTATGTGGAATGCCCCACACGAGAAGGTCGTGCTTGGTTGGGATACGTTATGCCCGTTTCTTCTCGAGCAAGCCGGGGAAGAAAGCCCTCTCAGGAGAGCTGGCCAAAAACCTTCAGCACTGACCCTTCCAAAGGCATTCCTGGAACAGGCCCAAAGAATTGCGAACTATCTGGAATCTGATCACGTTCTAGATTCTCTCGCCGTTCATCCTCGATTGGTGACTCCGTTTCAACCGGACGTCGTCGTGTTGCACACACTCGACCGCCTGACCGCAACTCTCCGATCCTCCAATACACACGACACGCGGTGA
- a CDS encoding HAD family hydrolase yields the protein MNQPQNIIAIVYDFDHTLSPHYMQDHTILRHAELDPSTFWKSCTALIEARDYDQELAYMKRMLEEPCIRTLSNQDLRDMGNQLSFFPGVPSFFEELNGILKKPKYEEVPIRLEHYVVSSGLKAILEGSVVASQVRAIFGCEFDEEDGHISFPKRTISHTQKTQFLFRVNKGLTDLKEDVNDHMPEESRRVPFRQMIYVGDGPTDVPCFTVMKKNGGFALAVYNPEDQTRRSFEKCYQLTFHADRVHFMAPADYRPGSHLRLILEKHIAEVADRIVDSRRQGIEGSRVPAPLP from the coding sequence ATGAATCAACCCCAGAACATTATTGCTATCGTCTATGACTTCGACCATACGTTGAGCCCGCATTACATGCAGGACCACACGATTCTGCGGCACGCCGAACTTGACCCGTCCACATTTTGGAAAAGCTGCACCGCTCTGATCGAAGCCCGGGATTATGATCAGGAGCTGGCCTATATGAAACGGATGCTGGAAGAACCCTGCATCCGGACGCTTTCCAATCAGGACCTCCGTGACATGGGCAATCAATTGTCCTTTTTCCCGGGTGTTCCCTCATTTTTTGAAGAACTCAATGGGATTTTAAAAAAACCCAAATATGAGGAAGTTCCCATCCGCTTGGAACACTATGTCGTCAGTTCCGGACTCAAGGCTATTTTGGAAGGAAGCGTGGTTGCCAGCCAGGTCCGCGCCATTTTCGGCTGTGAGTTCGACGAGGAGGACGGACACATCAGTTTCCCCAAACGCACCATCAGCCACACACAGAAAACCCAATTCCTGTTTCGGGTCAACAAAGGATTGACGGATTTAAAAGAAGATGTGAACGACCATATGCCAGAAGAAAGTCGCCGGGTGCCGTTTCGACAAATGATCTATGTAGGCGATGGACCGACAGACGTCCCCTGCTTTACCGTCATGAAGAAAAATGGCGGGTTCGCCTTGGCGGTCTATAATCCGGAAGATCAGACCCGTCGGTCATTTGAAAAATGCTATCAACTGACCTTCCACGCAGACCGGGTCCATTTCATGGCTCCCGCGGATTATCGGCCTGGCAGCCATCTCCGTCTCATTCTGGAAAAGCACATTGCCGAAGTTGCCGATAGAATTGTCGATAGTCGCCGGCAAGGGATTGAAGGTTCCCGGGTGCCTGCTCCTCTCCCGTAA
- a CDS encoding KamA family radical SAM protein, translating into MDDWKKVLAASITKPKDLAKYLGVDPKEVEAVVGPYPMRITPTVLATIKSKGDAIWKQVVPEAIELDDIDAPDDPLEEDTDSPVPHLVHRYPDRVLLMVTNQCPIYCRFCTRKRLVGKPGFLKKGELDRAVAYLKEHTEVRDVILSGGDPLLLPDRLIERILKGLRSIPHLELIRFGTRVPGTLPQRITPELCEIVKRFHPIYMNLHFNHPDELTPEVKEACGRLADAGVPLGAQTVLLKGVNDDPEIMKRLMHQLLLARVKPYYLYQADLTKGTNHFRTPVETGLKMIQSLQGHTSGMAVPHFVIDAPGGGGKIPLLPNDYLLNLDENGAVLKNYENKTYHYPQPASGNGRELPMVGAPASQDMCGAGAMDDY; encoded by the coding sequence ATGGATGATTGGAAAAAGGTCCTCGCCGCAAGTATCACCAAACCCAAGGATTTAGCCAAGTATCTGGGGGTCGATCCCAAGGAGGTGGAAGCCGTCGTGGGGCCCTATCCAATGCGAATTACTCCGACAGTGCTGGCCACGATTAAAAGTAAAGGGGATGCGATCTGGAAGCAGGTAGTCCCGGAGGCCATCGAATTGGATGATATCGATGCCCCTGACGATCCGTTGGAAGAAGATACGGACAGTCCGGTTCCTCATTTGGTTCACCGGTATCCTGATCGCGTATTGTTGATGGTGACCAACCAATGTCCAATCTATTGTCGGTTTTGCACGAGAAAGCGACTGGTGGGGAAACCGGGGTTTCTCAAAAAGGGTGAGCTGGATCGAGCGGTGGCGTACCTTAAAGAGCATACTGAAGTACGGGATGTCATCCTGTCCGGCGGTGACCCGTTGTTGTTGCCTGATCGTCTCATTGAGAGAATTCTGAAAGGTCTTCGGTCCATCCCGCATTTAGAATTGATTCGGTTTGGGACCCGCGTGCCAGGAACTCTCCCTCAACGCATTACTCCCGAATTGTGTGAGATCGTGAAGCGCTTCCATCCAATTTATATGAATTTGCATTTCAACCATCCGGATGAGTTGACGCCGGAGGTCAAGGAGGCTTGTGGTCGATTGGCGGATGCCGGGGTGCCCTTGGGTGCTCAAACCGTTTTGCTGAAAGGTGTCAATGATGACCCTGAAATCATGAAACGGCTGATGCATCAACTGTTGTTGGCCAGAGTGAAACCCTATTACCTGTATCAAGCCGATCTCACCAAGGGGACGAATCATTTCCGGACGCCGGTAGAAACGGGGTTGAAAATGATTCAATCTCTTCAGGGGCATACGAGTGGCATGGCCGTTCCCCACTTTGTCATTGATGCGCCAGGAGGTGGCGGAAAGATCCCGCTATTGCCTAACGATTATTTATTGAATTTGGATGAAAACGGGGCCGTATTAAAAAATTACGAAAATAAAACCTATCATTATCCTCAGCCGGCATCGGGAAACGGGCGTGAGCTCCCCATGGTAGGCGCCCCTGCATCCCAGGATATGTGCGGTGCCGGCGCCATGGATGACTATTAA
- a CDS encoding glutathione S-transferase N-terminal domain-containing protein, producing MSDTLNRMKLYHTEWCPECQVVRERLAELGLPYEDEVVPDVRPFRKKLYEVSGQNYVPVLVHGETVLTETSDILAYLDDYEDHGNPSGETTKQPSSNLDERNH from the coding sequence ATGTCTGATACTCTTAACCGCATGAAACTGTATCACACAGAATGGTGCCCGGAATGCCAAGTCGTCCGCGAGAGGTTGGCTGAGTTGGGCCTGCCCTACGAAGATGAAGTTGTACCTGATGTACGACCTTTCCGGAAAAAATTGTATGAAGTCTCGGGACAGAATTATGTCCCGGTGTTGGTTCATGGAGAAACGGTGTTGACGGAGACATCCGATATCTTGGCATATCTGGACGACTACGAAGACCATGGGAATCCCTCCGGGGAAACCACCAAGCAACCCTCCAGCAACCTTGATGAAAGGAATCATTAA
- a CDS encoding 2'-deoxycytidine 5'-triphosphate deaminase — MVDAKKTGILSFQHLRALVRQKVIRADVPITSRQIQPASLDLRLGTKAYRLLSSFLPEPSDQQSQFTIEDLYRSDMVMYDMDLTNGAILEKGHVYLVPLMERVKLPKDIRGRTNPKSSTGRLDIFTRVVTDLHMGFDEIRSGYEGPLFLEIVPRSFTIRVQAGLALNQLRLMSGKPMVSDSGLRAVHRKTPLLYHNGDSGKTDLAVSAKELRVNNGLFLSVDLQGSSDHSESIVGYRAKKNSHVIDLSLVGHYAASDFWEPLKRNATATMLLEPEEFYILASKERIQVPPSYSSEMVAYEAACGELRTHYAGFFDPGFGYANSSRKGTQVVLEVRPHDVPFRIHDGQTFFKVVYEKMRDIPTQLYGSALGSSYYQQGLTLSKHFKW; from the coding sequence ATGGTCGATGCTAAGAAGACAGGCATTCTGTCCTTTCAACACCTGCGTGCCCTGGTTCGTCAAAAGGTGATCCGGGCCGATGTGCCCATCACCTCCCGCCAAATTCAACCGGCCAGTCTCGATTTACGGCTGGGAACGAAGGCCTACCGTCTCTTGAGCAGTTTTCTGCCAGAACCCTCAGATCAGCAATCACAGTTTACAATCGAGGACCTCTACCGGTCCGATATGGTGATGTACGATATGGATCTGACCAATGGCGCAATTCTGGAAAAGGGCCATGTCTACCTCGTGCCCTTGATGGAGCGGGTGAAGCTGCCCAAAGATATCCGCGGTCGAACGAATCCAAAAAGTTCCACGGGGAGATTGGATATTTTTACCCGCGTGGTGACTGATCTCCATATGGGCTTTGATGAAATCCGCTCCGGGTATGAAGGCCCGTTATTTTTGGAAATTGTGCCTCGGTCGTTTACCATACGTGTGCAGGCCGGATTGGCCCTCAACCAATTACGATTAATGTCTGGCAAACCCATGGTCTCGGATTCAGGGTTGCGAGCCGTTCATCGTAAGACCCCGTTGCTGTATCACAATGGAGATTCCGGAAAAACGGATCTGGCCGTATCGGCCAAGGAACTTCGAGTAAATAACGGTCTGTTTTTAAGTGTCGATTTGCAAGGATCGAGTGACCATTCCGAGTCGATTGTGGGGTACCGGGCAAAAAAGAACAGCCATGTTATTGATCTCAGTCTGGTGGGCCATTATGCGGCCTCCGATTTTTGGGAACCGCTAAAACGCAATGCCACCGCTACCATGCTGTTGGAGCCGGAAGAGTTCTATATCCTGGCCTCCAAGGAACGAATCCAGGTTCCTCCTAGCTATTCATCGGAAATGGTGGCGTATGAAGCCGCCTGCGGGGAATTGCGTACCCATTATGCGGGGTTTTTCGATCCCGGGTTTGGCTATGCCAACAGCAGCCGGAAAGGCACCCAGGTGGTCTTGGAGGTCCGTCCTCACGATGTGCCTTTCCGTATTCATGACGGACAGACGTTTTTTAAGGTCGTTTACGAGAAGATGCGGGATATTCCCACGCAGTTATATGGATCGGCGTTGGGGTCTTCCTATTACCAGCAGGGGCTCACACTCAGCAAACATTTTAAGTGGTAA
- a CDS encoding pentapeptide repeat-containing protein produces MKPKMTNHPMYTLLRDGKITEFNARFKTGEKPDLSNCDFRNVDLRGIEVAGMDFRGSYFRQADLRGIDLSQCNLEGASIHGTKISGTLFPKELSAQEILLSNQQGTRMRYGV; encoded by the coding sequence ATGAAGCCTAAAATGACCAACCACCCCATGTATACCCTGCTTCGAGACGGGAAAATCACCGAGTTCAATGCCCGGTTCAAGACCGGGGAGAAACCTGATCTGAGTAATTGCGATTTCCGGAATGTGGATCTGCGGGGCATTGAAGTGGCAGGGATGGATTTCCGGGGAAGTTATTTCCGGCAGGCCGATCTTCGAGGAATAGATCTTTCCCAATGCAATTTGGAAGGGGCCAGCATTCACGGCACCAAGATATCCGGCACGCTTTTTCCCAAAGAACTCAGTGCTCAGGAAATTCTTCTTTCGAACCAGCAGGGCACGCGTATGCGCTATGGCGTATAA